In Paenibacillus stellifer, the DNA window GGCTGTGCTGCGCAATATGGATGGCAAAATCCCGCAGTTGATTTCGCTGGAAATCGGCGCCGATATTTTGCGAAGCGAGCGGTCCTTCGATATCGCCCTTACCGCGACGGTGGCCAATCTTGACGATCTGAACGCCTATCAGGTGCATCCGGCACATAAGGAAGTTATCGCTCACATTAATGAAGTCAAGGAAGTCTCGTATGCGGTCGATTACGAGCTCTAGTACGCGTTAACATTTTCCAAATCTCCATTTTAAAAAGACACCCGCCTATTCCCGGTATTTGCCAATGCTGGCATTGCGGTTGACACTATGGCCGAATCCCGGGGGTGTGGGCGCCGATATGAAAGGAGAACTCTTGGCATGTACTATGTCAATCGTGATCAAATCGAACGCATTCTTCAGGTGATTCCCGATATCACGGAGGGGCTGCGGCAGGCAGCTGCTTCCTGGGACGGCGGCATCATCTGGGGTCTCGTACAGGAGCGCTGTCTGCATCTTGCTATTGAAGTTGTAACCGACACCGGAAGCTGTCTGATCGACGGATTCATTATGCGCGACGCCGGCAGTTATGAAGATATCGTTACGATTATCCACGAAGAGTCGGTCTTTACGGACAAGGAGCTGTACGGACGTCTGCTCGAGCTTGTATCGTTAAGAAGACCGCTGGTACAGGACTATAGCAATTGGAACCGGGAAGCACTGCATCCCTTGACACCGCTGCTTCCGGAGCTGCTGACCGCTTTTGCCGAGGAGACGCGGGCTTATCTGAACCGGGAACTGGGAGCTGTACAACCGGTGCGATAGAAGAATCCGATTGTGGATCAAGACAGAGCATGCAATCACAGGGAGAGGAGGGAGCCCATGAAGAGGGGGCAGGAGAGCGGCACAACAAGGCGTACGATTATGACGCTTCTGAAGATGAAGGGGCCGCTGACCATTGGCGCGCTGGCCGAAGAGCTTGGCATTACCGAGATGGGCGTCAGACGTCATGTCCTGCAGCTGGAAAGTGAAGGACTTGCGCGCAACAAAGTCGTCCGTCAGCCGATGGGCCGCCCGATGCATATGTATTCGCTGACGGAGAGAGCGGACGATCATTTTCCGAAAAATTACCATAATCTGGCACTAGAATTGCTCCGGGAATTGGATCACAGCAGCGGGACGGAGGCAGTCAATGTTCTGTTTGAAGGCCGCCGCCGACGGCTGCATGCCCAGTACAGTCCCATGATGGAGCGGCGAAACCTCGAAGAACGGGTTGCCGAGCTGACCGCGATCCAGAATTCGGGCGGCTACATGGCCGAGTGGGAGAAATGGGAGGACGGCTCCTATTCGATGCGGGAATACAATTGTCCGATTCGCCAGGTGGCGTCCCAATACAGCAAAGCCTGCCAGTGCGAGCAGCATCTGTTCGAGGACTTGCTGGGAGCCAAAGTAACGCGAACCGAGTGCATGGCTGAAGGCAACCAATGCTGCAATTATACGATCAAGCCTAAAAATCAATCTGCAGAATAGCGGCTTCCGCGAAATATTTCTTGCCTTTACAGTCACGGGACGGACTGCCGATGCTTATGATAAATCAGGAACTAGGCATTCGCCCGCAAAGGAGAGATGAACGATGAAGAAGAACACGAAAAGCCTGCTGTGGGGTATCGCTGCAGGAAGCGTAATCGGCTCGGTGACCGCACTGCTCTTCGCACCCAAATCTGGCAAAGAGCTGCGTAAGGATATTTCGGATGGCGCAGTGGAGGCAAAGGATAAAGCGCAAGAGCTGATTCAGCAGGTGACGGATAAAGGTGCGGAATGGGCGGGAATCGTCAAAGAATCCGCTCAGACGATCGTACACGAGATTTCTGACTGGGGAAAATCAGTAGAAGCCGAAGATGAGAAAGTAACGGTCAGTTCGGCTGACGATGCTGCCAAGGAAGCGGCCGCCTCTCTGGAAATCACCGAGAACACGGCAGACACCACTTCCGTAGCCGATGAAGTAAGCGACAAGAACTGACCGGCCGAACCGGTCTTCATGCCCCAGGATAACCGGCCAGCCTGCACAGATGCCGCAGCCGGTTATCAGGGGCATTTCTGTCTCCTTCTGCTTCGCTCTTGAACTCCGGAAGCAAAAGGAGTATGATCTGCAATTGGGACAGGAAGCCCGGTACGCTTTGCTTCCGCCTTACATAAGCTATTTCAAAACATGACGAAGGAAGCGGTGTGCCCGTGCAGCAAGCAATTGCCATACTGGATTCAGGCGTGGGGGGACTTACAGTTGTCAAGGAAGTTATGAGGCAGCTCCCCCGCGAGAAAATCATTTACTACGGAGACACCGCGCGAGCCCCGTACGGTCCCCGCTCTTCCGGGGAAGTTAAAATGTTCACGGAGCAGATCGTTGATTATCTGCTGCAGTTCGATCCCAAAATGATTGTGATTGCCTGCAATACCGCGACAGCGGCCGCTCTTGACGATATAACCGCCAAAATGGACATTCCGGTCATCGGCGTCATTCACCCCGGCGCCCGGGCCGCGATCAGCGCAACCAAGACCGGCCGTGTCGGCGTCATCGGCACTGTCGGCACGATCAACAGCGGCGCATATACTACCGCGCTCAAGCAGCTGTCGCCATATATCGAGGTGGTCAGTCAGGCGTGTCCAGCGCTTGTCCCCCTCGTGGAGCAGGGAATGTTTCGCTCGGAGAAATGCGATCCCGCCGTTCGCGAATCGCTGAACGGCATCAAACATGAGCCTATCGATACGCTGATTCTCGGCTGCACGCATTATCCGTTTCTCGTCGAGCCGATCGGCCGGGCGATGGGAGCCGGCGTCAAGCTGATCAGCTCAGCCGATGAAACGGCCCGGGAGATCAGCACCATTCTGTATGACAAAGGGAAGCTGGCCCGTGGGGATGAGACTCCCGTGCACCAGTTCTTCTGCAGCGGCGATGCCGGCATTTTTCAAAGAATCGCGATGGACTGGCTGGGCGAGCAGATCAGACGCACTCCGGTTGTCTGGCAAGTATCTTCACTCGAGCCGAGTGATGTGTAACGAACTTATCCTTATATTCATTCTGGAACGGCCGGGCGGCGATAGCCCGGCCGTTCTTCTGCCGTCATGGAGGACAAGAGCAATCGCATACAATAGAGGAACAACTCCTGTATAACGGAGAGGATGAGTGAAATGCTTGAATATGTGGTGCGCAAGGGGGATACGGTGGCAAGGGTCGCCGCCGCTTTCGGAATAACGCCAGGTCATGTGATTCAGGGCAATCCCTGGGCGGCTGACCGGCCCTATCTGGTGCCGGGCCAGGTGCTGTTCCTTCCTTCGGTCCAGCGGCGGCGTTATACCCCCGGAGAGGGGGTGCGGGTCCGGGAGGTGGCGGAATGGTTCGGCGTCGAGCCGGAAGCGCTGCAGGTGCTGAATTCCGGCCTCCCGGCGGACGGATTCTGTGTTCCCGGACGCATGCTGGTCATCCCGGCGAGAAGACGGCCGAGGATTGTCGAGCTTAGAGGGGAATACGGGCCGAGGGAACTTGAAGAGGACATCGACCTGCTGACGGTCAAATATCCCTTCATTCATAGAGAGACGATTGGCAGCAGCGTGCTTGGCAGACCGCTCAATGTGCTTCGTCTAGGAACCGGCTCCCGCCATCTGCATGTCAATGCGGCCCTGCATGCCAATGAATGGCTGACCTCCCCATCCCTGCTGTCCTTCCTGGAGCAGTATGCGGCGGCATATGCCGAAGGACGGAACTGGCAGGGCCATGATGTGCGGCGCTGGCATGATGAATGGACGGTGTGGGCTGTTCCCATGGCCAATCCGGACGGGGTCGAGCTTGTTCAGGAGGGCGCTGGTCACTGGCATCCCCGCCGTCTGGAGCTGGAGGAATGGAACGGCGGCCGCCGCAGCTTCCGCCATTGGAAGGCCAATATCCGCGGAGTCGACCTCGGCGATCAGTTCCCCGCGTACTGGGAGGAGGAGCAGGCCCGCCGGGGAAGATCGGGGCCATCTCCGAGAGACTACGGCGGGCCTGCTCCGCTAAGCGAGCCTGAAGCTGCTGCTCTGGCAGAACTATGCTTCCGCACGCCCTTTGAGGCGGCGGTGTCTCTGCACAGCCAGGGGCAGGAGATCTACTGGAATTACCGGGGATTCGAGCCGCCGGAGAGCCGCTCCATGGCGGAAGCGATGGGCGCGGCCAGCGGCTACCGTGCGGTGTTCCTCGAGGGAAGCGACGCGGGCTTCAAGGATTGGTTCATCCAGGAATTCCGTAAGCCCGGATTTACGGTGGAGCTGGGATTTGGCAGAAATCCGCTGCCTCTGGAGGAATTTGAGGATATGACAACCGAGACGGGACAAATTTTGGCTTCGCTGTTATCCGGTTGATGCAAGCCTGATCGATGACAAGTCCGAATCAACGGAATTTGAAACATTTTGGCGTAAGACGCGTATTGTGAGAGGGGGAGCGGGAGTTCCCCTTCTTCAATAAATTACGGCTAAATCCTGTCCTGCCGGGAACCGGGAGGACAGGATGCGGAAGGAGAACCCATTTGAAACTGAAGAAATTGCTGTCGCTCAAGGGCTGGTCCAATGTGCTGCGCGGCACCTGGCGTTATGTGGCGTCTCCCCGGGTGGCGCTGTTGGACAAGCTGCTGTTCACGGTCCCGGTCGCCCTGTATTGGGTGCTGCCGGATGTCATGCCCTTTATGCCGATTGACGACATCGGGGTCTCGATGCTGCTGATGGCCTGGTTCGTCTCCAGAATGGACCGCAAATATCCGTCGCTTCGAAGCTGATCATTTTTTGGAGTTGCATTTTCAAGTGGAGTTCCTTTAAAATAAAGTACTGAGTATTTCAATACAGTTGTCAGGAGATGGACGGATCATGAATGTTAAAATTACCCGCAATGCGGCTAAAGTGATAAAGAAACAGATGGATCTCGAAGAGAACAAGGATTTGAAGCTCCGTGTGCTGATTACGCACGCCCATGGCGATCATGCCCATTATGGCCTGGATTTGGACACGCCCAAAGAGAACGACGAAGTGATCCCTACGGACAAGGACATCGACGTCATCATCGAGAAGAACCAGCCGCTGCTGGATGGAGTCAAGATCGATTATCTGTACTTCCCGCAGGAAGGCTTCGTCATTACGAATCCTTCGCAGGGTAATCACGGCGATCACTAATTCCAGTCTTCGCCGCTGCCGAGATCGTCCGACCGTCATAGAAAGGAATTACAATGGCTAACGATATCCGCATCTGCGACAAATGCAATTATATGAGCATCAAGAGTGTAGTCCCCAAGCTCCGCAAAATGGCTCCGGACGCCGAGATCCAAATCGGCTGCAAGTCTTATTGCGGTCCCTGCGGCAAGCGTGCATTCATCTACATCAACGGGCGCTATATCAGCGCACCGACTGAGGATGAAGTTCTGAAGAAAGTGGAGCCGTTCATCAAGCAGCCCGCTGTGAAGAATTAAGATTGTAAGGCAAATTCAGGTTTCTGACTGGCCCAATTCCGGCCGTTACCTGCGGTATAGATTCCGCGGTGACGGCCGTTTTGCATATATTCGCTGTCAGGCCGCCGCCGGAATGAGGAGGTAATGCAAGAAATGACTTGCGGTACCCGTGTTTCGGGTAATCATAGGAACATGGTATAATGTCGGTGCTGACCATGCGTTCGGGTGCGCATCGTATACATAGAAGGAGGGACCCTACATGAAAGGTTTAACGGATACGATCCTGCTGAATAATGGCGTGGCTATGCCCCGCTTTGGACTTGGAACCTATAAGGCGTCGGGCGATGAAGTGGAACGTGCGGTTGAGGCCGCGCTGGAAATAGGTTATCGAAGCATTGATACGGCATCCCTGTACGGAAATGAAACTCAGGTCGGACGGGCAGTCCGGAGTTCGGGCATCCACAGAGACGAGCTGTTCATCACGACGAAGGTCTGGAACGAAGATCAGGGCTATGACAAGACACTGACTGCTTTTGAACGAAGCCGGGCGGCGCTTGGTCTGGAAGTGGTCGATCTGTATATGATCCACTGGCCTGGCGTAACGAAATACAAGGACACCTGGCGTGCGCTGGAGCGGCTGCTTCAAGAAGGCAGTGTTCGGGCGATCGGTGTCAGCAACTTTCAGATTCATCATCTGGAGGCGCTCATGCAGGTAAGCGATACAGTTCCCGCTGTCAATCAGGTCGAACTGCATCCCCGCCTCAGACAGCGCCAGCTGCATGATTTCTGCCTGCTCAACAATATCCAGATTGAGGCATGGTCTCCGCTGATGCGAGGGGGGCTGGAGGAACTGGTCGAGCTTAAGCCGATCGCGGACAAATACGGCAAATCCCCGGCTCAGGTCATTCTGCGCTGGCAGCTGCAATCCGATATTGTGACGATTCCCAAATCCGTCACTCCTTCCCGGATCAAGGAGAACAGCGAAATCTTTGATTTTGAGCTGCTTCCCGAAGAAATAGAGATCCTTGATTCCATGGACAAGGGAATCCGCACCGGTACCCATCCGGACGACCTGCTGTTCTAGGATTGCAGCGCGGACCCCGCTCCATCCGGTTCAAGGGACATGTCCGATTTTCGCGAACATACCCGATACTCGCTAACATTAAACAGGCAGACCGCGCTGAATGCGGTCTGCCTGTTACTTTGCGGGAGAAATGCTATAGTCCTTTTCTCCCGGGGCTTATCGTGCTGAAGCGGGCGGGCAAGGCTGAACTTTGCGCTGTTCCTTTTTCCCTGGGAGGCAGCGGGCCGAG includes these proteins:
- a CDS encoding DUF86 domain-containing protein, yielding MYYVNRDQIERILQVIPDITEGLRQAAASWDGGIIWGLVQERCLHLAIEVVTDTGSCLIDGFIMRDAGSYEDIVTIIHEESVFTDKELYGRLLELVSLRRPLVQDYSNWNREALHPLTPLLPELLTAFAEETRAYLNRELGAVQPVR
- the racE gene encoding glutamate racemase; translated protein: MQQAIAILDSGVGGLTVVKEVMRQLPREKIIYYGDTARAPYGPRSSGEVKMFTEQIVDYLLQFDPKMIVIACNTATAAALDDITAKMDIPVIGVIHPGARAAISATKTGRVGVIGTVGTINSGAYTTALKQLSPYIEVVSQACPALVPLVEQGMFRSEKCDPAVRESLNGIKHEPIDTLILGCTHYPFLVEPIGRAMGAGVKLISSADETAREISTILYDKGKLARGDETPVHQFFCSGDAGIFQRIAMDWLGEQIRRTPVVWQVSSLEPSDV
- a CDS encoding Dabb family protein, whose protein sequence is MIKHIVFFKLKDGSESSVEKTVAVLRNMDGKIPQLISLEIGADILRSERSFDIALTATVANLDDLNAYQVHPAHKEVIAHINEVKEVSYAVDYEL
- a CDS encoding YtxH domain-containing protein; this translates as MKKNTKSLLWGIAAGSVIGSVTALLFAPKSGKELRKDISDGAVEAKDKAQELIQQVTDKGAEWAGIVKESAQTIVHEISDWGKSVEAEDEKVTVSSADDAAKEAAASLEITENTADTTSVADEVSDKN
- a CDS encoding aldo/keto reductase, which gives rise to MKGLTDTILLNNGVAMPRFGLGTYKASGDEVERAVEAALEIGYRSIDTASLYGNETQVGRAVRSSGIHRDELFITTKVWNEDQGYDKTLTAFERSRAALGLEVVDLYMIHWPGVTKYKDTWRALERLLQEGSVRAIGVSNFQIHHLEALMQVSDTVPAVNQVELHPRLRQRQLHDFCLLNNIQIEAWSPLMRGGLEELVELKPIADKYGKSPAQVILRWQLQSDIVTIPKSVTPSRIKENSEIFDFELLPEEIEILDSMDKGIRTGTHPDDLLF
- a CDS encoding HesB/IscA family protein, which produces MNVKITRNAAKVIKKQMDLEENKDLKLRVLITHAHGDHAHYGLDLDTPKENDEVIPTDKDIDVIIEKNQPLLDGVKIDYLYFPQEGFVITNPSQGNHGDH
- a CDS encoding M14 family zinc carboxypeptidase yields the protein MLEYVVRKGDTVARVAAAFGITPGHVIQGNPWAADRPYLVPGQVLFLPSVQRRRYTPGEGVRVREVAEWFGVEPEALQVLNSGLPADGFCVPGRMLVIPARRRPRIVELRGEYGPRELEEDIDLLTVKYPFIHRETIGSSVLGRPLNVLRLGTGSRHLHVNAALHANEWLTSPSLLSFLEQYAAAYAEGRNWQGHDVRRWHDEWTVWAVPMANPDGVELVQEGAGHWHPRRLELEEWNGGRRSFRHWKANIRGVDLGDQFPAYWEEEQARRGRSGPSPRDYGGPAPLSEPEAAALAELCFRTPFEAAVSLHSQGQEIYWNYRGFEPPESRSMAEAMGAASGYRAVFLEGSDAGFKDWFIQEFRKPGFTVELGFGRNPLPLEEFEDMTTETGQILASLLSG
- a CDS encoding helix-turn-helix transcriptional regulator, with protein sequence MKRGQESGTTRRTIMTLLKMKGPLTIGALAEELGITEMGVRRHVLQLESEGLARNKVVRQPMGRPMHMYSLTERADDHFPKNYHNLALELLRELDHSSGTEAVNVLFEGRRRRLHAQYSPMMERRNLEERVAELTAIQNSGGYMAEWEKWEDGSYSMREYNCPIRQVASQYSKACQCEQHLFEDLLGAKVTRTECMAEGNQCCNYTIKPKNQSAE
- a CDS encoding DUF1450 domain-containing protein, which gives rise to MANDIRICDKCNYMSIKSVVPKLRKMAPDAEIQIGCKSYCGPCGKRAFIYINGRYISAPTEDEVLKKVEPFIKQPAVKN